The Chthoniobacterales bacterium genome segment TTCTTTCTTCTAGGCCACGCTCTAGTTTTGAAACATGGATTCTTTGTAATGAATGCAACGAAGGGCTTCAGAGCACCGCTCTACCAAAGCCAGACCGCGTGCATCTTCTCGCTCAAATCCGCGGCTCGACGATTGATGACCAAGAAGCGGTATTGGATTGGTTATTGCGTAAGTTTGGCAAGGTTGCTAAGAATAAAACGAGCATTGATGGTCGCCGGAATACCCTGAAAACGAATGACACGTGCGAACCTGAATGAGCATCTCCTTTCTAAGGATTTAGCAATGAATGTGATTGATGAAGTCGTGGGGCTTGCTTGTCACTGCCATTGCAAGGGATGGGCCGCAGGCAAAGATGTAGGGGCACAAACCAGACGCTCGAATACGGTATGCCGCGCCTGGCAGGAGGAAGTGAAAGCGAAGTTCCCCGACCGCTTTCACCCCGAGCACCGGCTGAACAAAACAGGCCGGAGCCAGCAAATTGACCTAGTGGATTTAGAAGATCGCGTCGCCTACGAACTCAAGTCTTCACCGAACAACGTCCATATGGAAATCTATCGCGATGTGTTCAAGGCTTTGGTTTTCAATCGACGCAATCCAGATGTCGCAGTTCGCACACTGGTCTTCATTGCACCGGCGGCAGGCTTAGAGAAGCTGGGCAAGGATTTTCCGAACGATATCGCCGCCATCGCAGCCGAGTTGAAGCTAGATCTTATTTTAAGACCAATCGGGTGAGTAGTGGCAACCGCCTCGAAGTGAAATGCCATTAGGTTGAGGGCGGGGCCCCGCTCGTTGTTTTTTCACTCCTCGAAAACTGCCAGCGAGAATGGTCGCTCCGTGGCAGGTTCACCGTTATGGACAAGCATCTCTGGCTCGAGCTCATTGGCTATGCGGCATCGGGCATTATCGCGGTGTCGTTGATGATGAGTTCCATCCTGCGCCTGCGCCTGATCAACTCGGCGGGCGCACTGATTTTTCTGATTTATGGACTTCTCATCGGGGCTTATCCGGTGGCGGTGTTGAATGGGATCATCGTGGTGGTGAACGCGTTTTACCTTTGGAAAATCTTCCATACGCGCGAATATTTTAAGCTGCTCGTCCTGCATCCCGAGTCGCAATACCTGCCGTATTTCCTGAACTTCTATCGTGAGGAAATCCGACGGGTCGTGCCGGATTTCACCTATCAACCGCACGCGAATCAGCTCGCACTCTTCATTCTGCGGGACGCGGCGCCGGTGGGGGTATTCATGGCCGACGTGGAATCGGGCGGGGTGTTGCGGGTGTTGCTCGATTTTGTGATTCCGCAATATCGCAGCTTGAAGATGGGGCGTTTCCTCTTTGTGGAGCAGGCGGATTTCTTCCGGGAACGCGGGGTGCGGGAAATCATCATTGCCCCGCAAACTGTGGAGTTTGGCGATTATCTGGCCAGAGTGGGGTTCGAATCGGCCCCGCACGGATTATCGTTCACCTTCCGCTACGCGAATACGCCGTAACTCGACGGCGTTTCTCTGGTCGAAGGCCCACGCTGAAGTTTACGGCGGAGAAAGCGGGGCGAGGGGAGGCTTGACGACGTAGCCCTCGGCAACGACGTGGTCGCCTTCTTTGATCGTGCGGCGCGTGAGGCAGCCGCTGGTGCAGAGGGCGATGAGAACGAGGAGGAGAAGGGCGATGCGGGTCATGGCATTCTCTATTCGCGGGCCGGGGGCGCTCAGCATGTAAGGCAAAATGCCTCAGAACCTTCTACCGTGAATAATGCAGGATCTGGAATTTCTCGGTTTCCCGAATGATCGAGACTTGGGGGAAATCGTGCTCGAAGGGGGGCATGAAGGTGTCGCCCTCGGCTTCGGTGGGGAGTTGGGTGACGTAGAGGCTGGCGCAGCGGGGGAGCATCTGCGCGTAGATTTCGCTGCCGCCAACGATGTAAACGGGGGTGTCGATGGTGGCGGGATCGAAGGCGGCGAGGTCGGGGATCATTTCCACACCGGCGATCTCGGCGGTGCGGGAGACGACGAAGGTGCGGCGGCCGGGCAGGGGGCGTCCGATGGAGTCGTAGGTTTTGCGGCCCATGAGGAGGGCGGCGCCCATGGTGCGTTCTTTGAACCAGCGCAGGTCTTCGGGCAGATGCCAGGGGATGGTGCCGTTGGCACCGATGACGCGGTTGCGCGACATGGCGACGATGGCGGAGAGGTTGGGCGCGATCACGGCGGGGCGGGAGTTAGACGACAATGGGAGCCTTGATTTTAGACGGCGATAGGCGCCATGGTTTAGACGGCGATAGGCGCCTTGATCGCCGGATGCGGGTCGTAGTTTTCCAAGGTGAAATCCTCGTAGCGAAAGGCGAAAATATCTTTTACAGCGGAGTTCAATCGCATTCTGGGCAGCGAACGCGGCTCGCGGGAAAGCTGCTCGTGGACTTGGTCGAGGTGGTTCCGATAAATATGCAAGTCGCCGAAGGTGTGGACGAACGTCCCGGGCTCCAGATCGGTGACTTGGGCGACCATCATCAGGAGCAGGGCGTAACTCGCGATGTTGAAGGGCACGCCGAGAAACAAATCCGCGCTGCGCTGGTAGAGCTGGCAGTGGAGTTTGCCCTCGAGCACGACGAATTGAAAAAGCGCGTGACACGGCGGGAGCGCCATCTGGCCGACCTCGCCGGGATTCCATGCGGAAACGATGAGGCGGCGGCTGTCGGGGTTGCGGCGGATTTGCTCGACGACGTTGGCGATCTGGTCGATGTGGCGTCCGTCGGCGGTGATCCAGTCGCGCCATTGGGCTCCGTAAACGCGACCGAGATCGCCGTTTGCGTCGGCCCATTCGTCCCAGATCGTGACCTTGTTTTCCTGCAAGTAACGGACATTGGTGCTGCCTTGGAGAAACCAAAGCAACTCGTGAATGATCGAGCGCAGGTGGACTTTTTTCGTGGTCAGGAGCGGGAATCCATCCGCCAGGTCGAAGCGGGCTTGGGCACCGAAAACGCACAAGGTGCCCGTGCCGGTGCGATCTTCCTTGGGCGTGCCGGTCTCAAGGACGAGCCGGAGTAAATCGTGGTAGGCCTTCATAACTTTAGGCTGGCACCGCCGGTCCCACGGGCAGGGCGGCGCTGAGGTCCACATGGCGGAGTTCCACCTCGCGTCCGATGCGTGCGCTTTCGTAGATCGCGTCGAGGATGCGCATGATTTCCACGCCTTCGCTCGCTCCGCAGTCGGGCTCGAAATCCTCCCAGATCGATCTCAGGAAATGTGACTGCGCCGTCTCGCTGGTCTCGGGATATTTCAGCGGCACGGTCTTCACCATTGCGCCGTTTTGCTCGTTGAAAATGCAGACGCTGGTGTCGCGATAGTCGTAAGTCACGCTGGAGAGGCCGCCTTTCGTGCCGCTCATTTCGAGATACGTTTTCTCGCGCTCCTCGAAGTTCAGCGCCCAGCTCACCTCCAGAACCATGCTCGATCCGTCGTCGAATCGAATCAAAGCCGAGGC includes the following:
- a CDS encoding thymidylate synthase, which produces MKAYHDLLRLVLETGTPKEDRTGTGTLCVFGAQARFDLADGFPLLTTKKVHLRSIIHELLWFLQGSTNVRYLQENKVTIWDEWADANGDLGRVYGAQWRDWITADGRHIDQIANVVEQIRRNPDSRRLIVSAWNPGEVGQMALPPCHALFQFVVLEGKLHCQLYQRSADLFLGVPFNIASYALLLMMVAQVTDLEPGTFVHTFGDLHIYRNHLDQVHEQLSREPRSLPRMRLNSAVKDIFAFRYEDFTLENYDPHPAIKAPIAV
- a CDS encoding dihydrofolate reductase; translation: MIAPNLSAIVAMSRNRVIGANGTIPWHLPEDLRWFKERTMGAALLMGRKTYDSIGRPLPGRRTFVVSRTAEIAGVEMIPDLAAFDPATIDTPVYIVGGSEIYAQMLPRCASLYVTQLPTEAEGDTFMPPFEHDFPQVSIIRETEKFQILHYSR